A region of Reichenbachiella carrageenanivorans DNA encodes the following proteins:
- a CDS encoding helix-turn-helix domain-containing protein: protein MEHTLIAIPKEAYQEIQLMKSDIAEIKHLILRENNVLQKEYLSIKETCSILNFGRTKIHKLINETRLDRVKRDRRAYITRESIERFLKTPTNK from the coding sequence ATGGAACATACATTAATAGCAATTCCCAAAGAGGCTTATCAAGAGATTCAACTCATGAAATCTGATATAGCAGAAATAAAGCATTTGATTCTTCGAGAGAATAATGTTCTTCAAAAAGAATACTTAAGTATCAAAGAGACATGTAGTATTCTAAATTTTGGAAGGACTAAAATCCACAAACTCATCAACGAAACCCGCCTAGATCGAGTGAAACGAGATCGAAGAGCCTACATCACGAGAGAGTCAATCGAACGATTCCTAAAGACCCCTACCAACAAATAA
- a CDS encoding helix-turn-helix domain-containing protein, whose protein sequence is MKTEFIEAIQLHNEGYSLEDIAESVEVKQATVKRWIEQHEASLSLAGITEEDEESFTSTLGAIHESNQLKRKELERLDRKEAVQKEKDNRILIKDFQNLCEGIREHVEGSKWNFEEVEKVASKIEDLKGRIEEHFEFNDDVTETNSVFQILGILQDEFEQLKESGPGYSFVFDWARPKIHLLDQALEINDLRNVEFDNCKFEKELAADTIQSTLNGLNGFDGRQVDIDDLQTMEGMLETAQETLESLVEEDLDELGEDIEKIDQIRNYLTELKIRVDESFWKEKKCNLPKIGSEKQID, encoded by the coding sequence ATGAAAACAGAATTTATAGAAGCCATACAACTGCATAACGAAGGGTACTCACTAGAAGACATCGCAGAAAGCGTCGAAGTCAAACAGGCCACAGTCAAACGATGGATCGAACAACACGAAGCAAGTCTATCTCTAGCCGGTATAACTGAAGAAGACGAAGAGTCCTTCACTTCTACCCTTGGTGCCATTCACGAAAGCAATCAGCTCAAGAGAAAAGAACTGGAGCGTCTGGATCGAAAAGAAGCAGTACAAAAAGAGAAGGACAACAGGATCCTTATAAAAGATTTTCAAAATCTATGCGAAGGAATCCGTGAGCACGTTGAGGGTTCTAAATGGAATTTCGAAGAGGTTGAAAAAGTTGCATCCAAAATAGAGGATTTAAAAGGGCGTATTGAAGAGCATTTTGAATTTAATGATGATGTTACCGAAACAAATTCCGTTTTTCAAATTCTAGGTATTCTTCAAGATGAATTCGAACAGCTTAAAGAATCTGGACCAGGTTATTCATTCGTTTTTGATTGGGCACGTCCGAAAATCCATCTACTCGATCAGGCATTAGAAATCAACGACCTGAGGAATGTAGAATTTGACAATTGTAAATTCGAAAAAGAGCTAGCAGCCGACACCATCCAAAGCACTCTTAATGGGCTTAATGGGTTTGATGGCAGACAAGTTGATATAGATGATCTTCAAACAATGGAAGGCATGCTAGAGACCGCTCAAGAGACCCTCGAGTCACTTGTAGAAGAAGACCTGGATGAATTAGGAGAAGACATTGAAAAAATCGATCAGATCAGGAATTATTTGACTGAGCTAAAAATTCGAGTTGACGAAAGTTTCTGGAAAGAAAAAAAGTGTAATCTGCCTAAAATTGGATCAGAAAAGCAAATCGACTAG
- a CDS encoding lysophospholipid acyltransferase family protein, which yields MNSDKVKTKPFRLIVNRLYVLYVGLVFILTFLLGTPIVLLAFLLKTDRLALLVNHYWAHIFFLLIGVPIQVVRKGKLDHQANYIFCPNHFSFLDIATMPFVPVPFKFVGKVSIVKVPLLGLVFKRFHITVDRTRLRDRYATYQKSIDALRSGFSLTVFPEGGIRASQPPQMENFKEGPFRMAIETGTALVPVTLADNWHIFPDDGQFLLKRKKCRMVIHEPIDPRGYTLDQLQDFQNDVHHIIQSELDRLNS from the coding sequence ATGAATTCAGATAAAGTAAAAACTAAGCCTTTCCGATTGATTGTAAATAGACTTTATGTCCTTTATGTGGGCTTGGTTTTTATACTCACTTTCTTGCTGGGTACACCTATAGTTTTACTTGCTTTTTTGTTAAAGACAGATCGATTGGCATTGTTGGTCAATCACTACTGGGCGCATATTTTCTTTTTGCTTATTGGCGTCCCGATTCAGGTTGTCCGTAAAGGCAAGCTAGATCATCAGGCTAATTATATCTTTTGTCCCAATCATTTTTCTTTTCTGGATATTGCTACCATGCCTTTTGTACCTGTGCCATTCAAGTTTGTGGGAAAGGTGTCTATTGTGAAAGTGCCCTTGCTGGGGCTTGTGTTTAAGCGATTTCATATCACTGTAGATAGGACTAGGTTGAGAGATCGGTATGCCACCTATCAGAAAAGCATCGATGCACTTCGGTCGGGGTTTTCCTTAACCGTTTTTCCAGAAGGGGGGATAAGGGCCAGCCAGCCTCCTCAGATGGAAAATTTTAAAGAAGGACCATTTCGTATGGCTATTGAGACAGGAACGGCTTTGGTGCCAGTCACATTAGCCGATAATTGGCATATCTTCCCCGACGACGGGCAGTTTCTGCTGAAAAGGAAAAAATGTAGAATGGTCATTCATGAACCCATCGACCCTAGAGGCTATACACTAGATCAGTTGCAAGATTTTCAAAATGACGTACATCACATCATTCAATCAGAATTAGACCGATTGAATTCCTGA
- the dnaB gene encoding replicative DNA helicase, with the protein MTKQNNNTELLGKVPPQNLDMEQVVLGAMMLEKDSINHVVGFLEAEDFYSPAHGLIFKAILTLFGKSEPVDIMTVVAQLREDGNIETVGGAHAVVSLTTRVNSAANIDAHSKIIKEQALKRALIKLGSEIVNLAYNETEDVFDLIERTDQQLYKLSATLSSSSYVDMGSKKVVKSLVDQIEASREAYLNNEVIGVPCGLSELDRITGGFRSSELIIIAARPAMGKSAMVASIMKNCAEFGQAVGMFSLEMSWTEIGIRMIAMHSEVMLESLRNGNIKEYELERILHKSGNMIDKPIYVDDSAALSIFQMRTKARMLKKKHDIKLLIVDYMQLGEGNQGGNREQEIASISRGLKNIAKELDIPVIALSQLSRAVETRGGNKRPQLSDLRESGSIEQDADKVMFLYRPEYYEIMETEEGYPTAGIGEVIIAKNRNGRLGSAWLQFLGQYTKWQDQSGDWHHVQKEPMAVQELPDQPNFPITDTNFGKTKIHQLINDARLDRVKRDRRAYITRESIERFLKTPTNK; encoded by the coding sequence ATGACCAAGCAAAACAATAACACCGAACTTTTGGGAAAGGTACCACCGCAAAACCTAGATATGGAACAAGTAGTACTAGGAGCGATGATGTTAGAAAAAGATAGCATCAACCACGTGGTAGGTTTTCTCGAAGCAGAAGACTTCTACAGCCCCGCACACGGACTAATATTCAAGGCCATACTTACACTCTTTGGGAAAAGTGAACCAGTGGATATAATGACCGTAGTAGCACAGCTCAGAGAAGACGGAAATATAGAAACTGTAGGCGGCGCACACGCAGTAGTATCACTTACTACTCGAGTAAATAGCGCTGCCAATATAGATGCACATTCTAAAATCATAAAAGAGCAGGCACTCAAACGCGCTTTAATAAAATTAGGATCGGAGATAGTGAATCTGGCCTACAATGAAACAGAAGACGTATTTGATTTAATTGAGCGGACAGACCAGCAGCTATACAAGCTATCGGCCACGCTGTCTAGTTCCTCATACGTAGACATGGGGTCTAAAAAAGTAGTAAAATCTCTAGTAGATCAAATAGAAGCCTCGCGAGAAGCCTATCTAAACAATGAAGTGATAGGTGTACCGTGTGGACTATCCGAACTAGACCGAATCACAGGCGGTTTTAGAAGTTCAGAACTCATCATCATAGCTGCACGACCCGCCATGGGTAAGTCCGCGATGGTAGCCAGTATTATGAAAAATTGCGCAGAGTTTGGGCAGGCAGTAGGTATGTTTTCATTAGAAATGAGCTGGACAGAGATAGGCATACGCATGATAGCCATGCACAGTGAAGTCATGCTAGAGAGCTTGAGAAACGGAAACATAAAAGAATACGAACTAGAACGAATACTTCATAAATCTGGCAACATGATAGACAAGCCCATCTATGTAGACGACAGTGCAGCTCTATCAATATTCCAAATGCGTACCAAAGCCAGGATGCTCAAGAAAAAACACGACATCAAACTACTGATCGTAGACTATATGCAACTCGGAGAAGGAAACCAAGGAGGCAATAGAGAGCAAGAAATAGCCAGTATATCAAGAGGGCTTAAAAACATTGCTAAAGAGCTAGACATACCCGTAATAGCACTATCTCAACTCAGCCGCGCAGTAGAAACACGCGGGGGAAACAAACGCCCACAGCTATCAGACCTCAGAGAGTCTGGATCAATCGAGCAAGATGCGGATAAGGTTATGTTTCTCTACCGCCCAGAATATTACGAGATCATGGAAACAGAGGAAGGATACCCCACCGCTGGAATAGGAGAGGTAATCATTGCCAAAAACAGAAACGGACGACTAGGCAGTGCCTGGCTACAGTTCTTAGGACAATACACCAAATGGCAAGATCAATCAGGCGACTGGCATCATGTCCAAAAGGAACCTATGGCCGTGCAAGAGCTACCAGATCAGCCTAATTTTCCTATCACAGATACCAATTTCGGGAAAACCAAAATACATCAACTCATAAATGATGCCCGCCTGGATCGAGTGAAACGAGATCGAAGAGCCTACATCACGAGAGAGTCAATCGAACGATTCCTAAAGACCCCTACCAACAAATAA
- a CDS encoding tyrosine-type recombinase/integrase: MKKYPSISVVHNRLNYKSKSGLSPVYLRIYHKGKTDYALLDIVPPIHKRDWIGDTHQDLYVLKPEINRIIRDILFHTRDWVQDRILMGHPLTVKEIKEHLQLSKTNETFNEFIDRYIRHINKRKSDEEKLSPLTVQTYRSFEVRLNEFRPDIRFDDLTPTFIYEFERFLAVDCKLRGVTRVKHFDKFKICYRAALKEGLVKLDVKLMFDDLKIKQEKSRRVSLTQAELRALRDTTLPDPRDEFFKNIFLFGCLTGLYYSDIRNLTHANIEEIKLEDNEESVRYIAGHRSKNDEEFVIPIFPDTQKILDRFSSWNKDKKPSKILLFKELISDQKFNLKLKSIASQLEIDKEISAKVARHSFTEMMVSLGVPIKKVGRALGHQKTSTTEIYGRQSKANAMRGWIDLKL, translated from the coding sequence TTGAAAAAATATCCTTCCATATCAGTTGTACACAACAGACTTAATTACAAGTCCAAATCAGGGCTATCCCCTGTATATCTACGAATATATCACAAAGGAAAAACAGATTATGCACTGCTCGACATAGTCCCTCCTATTCACAAACGGGATTGGATTGGAGACACACATCAAGACTTGTATGTGTTAAAGCCCGAAATCAACCGTATCATCCGAGATATTCTTTTCCATACAAGAGACTGGGTTCAGGATAGAATCTTAATGGGACATCCATTAACTGTAAAAGAAATCAAGGAACATCTTCAGCTATCCAAAACCAATGAAACTTTCAACGAATTTATTGATAGATACATTCGTCATATCAATAAGCGCAAAAGTGACGAAGAAAAACTTTCACCACTCACTGTACAGACATACAGGAGTTTTGAAGTAAGGCTCAATGAGTTTAGACCAGACATTCGATTTGACGACCTCACACCTACATTTATTTACGAATTTGAGCGCTTTCTTGCCGTGGATTGCAAACTACGTGGTGTTACACGTGTCAAACATTTTGATAAGTTCAAAATATGCTATAGAGCAGCTTTAAAAGAAGGTCTGGTGAAATTGGATGTGAAATTGATGTTTGATGATCTTAAAATTAAACAAGAAAAGAGTCGTAGGGTATCACTCACCCAGGCTGAGCTTCGCGCTTTACGAGACACTACATTGCCTGATCCCAGAGATGAATTTTTCAAAAACATATTTCTCTTTGGCTGTCTGACCGGGCTATACTATTCGGACATTCGAAACCTTACTCACGCCAATATTGAAGAAATAAAACTTGAAGACAATGAAGAATCAGTTAGGTATATAGCAGGACACAGGTCTAAGAATGATGAAGAATTCGTTATTCCAATCTTTCCAGACACTCAAAAGATTCTAGATCGTTTTTCCTCCTGGAATAAGGATAAGAAACCAAGTAAAATACTATTGTTCAAGGAGCTCATCTCTGATCAAAAATTCAACTTAAAACTAAAGTCAATTGCGAGTCAGTTGGAAATAGATAAAGAAATAAGTGCAAAAGTCGCACGACACAGTTTTACAGAAATGATGGTATCACTTGGGGTACCCATAAAAAAGGTAGGTAGAGCTCTCGGTCATCAAAAAACATCGACAACTGAGATCTACGGTCGTCAGAGCAAAGCGAATGCCATGCGTGGATGGATAGATTTAAAATTATGA
- the leuS gene encoding leucine--tRNA ligase, with amino-acid sequence MASYEFQTIEKKWQQYWQEQQSFKAEVKPDQPKFYALDMFPYPSGAGLHVGHPLGYIASDIVCRFKRSKGFNVLHPMGFDAFGLPAEQYAIQTGQHPAVTTEENIARYKEQLKNIGFSFDWSKEVQTCDPNYYKWTQWIFLQLFDSWYDYNTNKARAIDELTTLFAQNGNTGVNAACDEDITHFSAEDWTGYSEAQQQEILLRYRLTYLSETTVNWCPEMGTVLSNDEVKDGFSERGGFPVVRKNMKQWSMRITAYAERLLEGLSTVNWPEPLKEMQRNWIGKSKGAEMDFAIEGHEDKITVFTTRIDTVCGVTFLVLAPELDLIQKITTDEQRKHVQDYVEVAKNKSERDRMTNVKTVSGAFTGAYAINPFNNERMPIWIADYVLAGYGTGAVMAVPGGDQRDFDFAKHFDLPILPVYDGMDVSEIADPTKEGKIINKGILEGLTFQEATDKAIAYLEENSIGSGKINYRIRDAIFARQRYWGEPVPIYFKDGIPYPVAQEDLPIVLPEIDKYLPTEDGDPPLARAEGFTYTPKGSSEAYPLEMSTMPGWAGSSWYWYRYMDAQNDGQFVSDEAQNYWKDVDLYIGGTEHATGHLLYSRFWNKFLCDKGFAKEEEPFKKLVNQGMIQGRSNFVYRVKGTNKFASLNLKDQHDTTPMHVDVSLVNNDVLDTEAFKAWRPDLKDAEFVLENGKYLCGYEVEKMSKSKYNVVNPDDIIEKYGADTLRMYEMFLGPLEQFKPWNTHGIDGVFKFLRKFWRLFHDSEENFAVSDDKPTQEEQKIIHRTIKKVEEDINNLSLNTSVSTLMIAVNELTSLKCNKREVLEKLVIALSPFAPHLAEELWEQLGHTGGVSLAQFPAFDESFLTESSHEYPISINGKVRAKISFPIDKSKEEIEAEVLAHEAVLKWTEGKPPKKMIIVPKRIINVVV; translated from the coding sequence ATGGCATCATACGAGTTCCAAACCATTGAGAAAAAATGGCAACAATACTGGCAAGAGCAGCAGTCTTTTAAGGCTGAAGTAAAACCAGACCAACCAAAATTTTACGCTTTGGATATGTTTCCTTATCCATCTGGAGCAGGGCTACACGTAGGCCACCCTCTGGGCTATATTGCTTCCGATATTGTCTGTAGGTTCAAAAGGTCCAAAGGATTCAACGTCCTACATCCTATGGGCTTTGATGCTTTTGGCTTGCCTGCCGAACAATACGCCATCCAAACGGGGCAGCACCCAGCCGTAACGACCGAAGAAAACATCGCTCGATACAAGGAACAATTAAAAAATATAGGCTTCTCCTTCGACTGGAGCAAAGAAGTACAAACCTGCGATCCTAACTACTATAAATGGACACAGTGGATTTTTCTCCAGCTCTTTGATAGCTGGTATGACTACAATACAAACAAAGCCAGAGCCATAGATGAGCTTACTACACTATTCGCACAAAACGGAAACACGGGCGTAAATGCGGCTTGCGATGAGGACATAACTCATTTTTCTGCTGAAGATTGGACTGGATACTCAGAAGCTCAACAACAAGAGATATTACTACGGTACCGACTCACTTATCTATCCGAAACCACTGTAAACTGGTGCCCAGAAATGGGAACCGTGCTATCCAACGACGAAGTGAAAGATGGCTTTTCTGAAAGAGGCGGGTTTCCTGTAGTAAGAAAAAACATGAAGCAGTGGAGCATGCGCATCACTGCCTACGCCGAGCGTCTACTCGAAGGACTCAGTACAGTCAATTGGCCTGAGCCACTCAAAGAAATGCAGCGCAACTGGATAGGCAAATCCAAAGGAGCTGAAATGGACTTTGCCATAGAAGGGCATGAGGATAAAATCACAGTATTCACTACTCGAATTGATACCGTATGCGGAGTGACTTTTCTGGTACTTGCCCCAGAGTTGGATTTGATCCAAAAAATCACAACAGACGAGCAGCGCAAACATGTACAAGACTATGTAGAAGTGGCCAAAAACAAATCTGAGCGTGATCGCATGACCAACGTGAAGACTGTCTCTGGTGCATTTACAGGTGCGTACGCCATCAACCCGTTCAACAATGAACGTATGCCAATCTGGATCGCAGACTATGTACTCGCTGGATATGGTACTGGCGCAGTAATGGCGGTACCTGGTGGTGACCAGAGAGATTTTGACTTTGCCAAACATTTTGACCTGCCCATACTTCCTGTATATGACGGAATGGATGTAAGCGAAATAGCTGACCCTACCAAGGAAGGCAAGATCATCAACAAAGGCATATTGGAAGGCCTTACTTTTCAAGAGGCAACTGACAAGGCAATTGCTTACCTGGAAGAAAATAGCATTGGTAGTGGCAAAATCAATTACAGAATCAGAGACGCCATCTTTGCTCGACAGAGATATTGGGGAGAACCTGTTCCGATCTATTTCAAGGATGGTATTCCATATCCTGTGGCACAAGAAGACCTTCCAATCGTATTGCCAGAGATCGACAAATACTTACCTACCGAAGATGGCGATCCTCCATTGGCTAGAGCCGAAGGATTTACCTATACACCGAAAGGATCTAGCGAAGCTTATCCACTAGAAATGAGTACGATGCCTGGTTGGGCAGGGTCGAGCTGGTATTGGTACAGATACATGGATGCACAAAACGACGGACAATTTGTATCGGACGAAGCTCAGAACTACTGGAAAGATGTGGATTTATATATTGGCGGCACTGAGCACGCCACAGGCCACCTACTCTACTCTAGATTTTGGAACAAATTTCTATGCGACAAAGGATTTGCAAAGGAAGAGGAACCATTTAAAAAACTGGTGAATCAAGGCATGATTCAGGGACGATCAAATTTTGTTTATCGTGTGAAAGGCACCAACAAATTTGCATCCTTAAACTTAAAAGACCAGCACGACACCACGCCAATGCACGTAGATGTCAGTTTAGTAAATAATGATGTGCTCGACACCGAAGCATTCAAAGCGTGGAGACCTGACTTGAAGGATGCAGAGTTTGTCCTAGAAAATGGCAAGTACCTGTGTGGCTACGAAGTAGAAAAGATGTCGAAATCGAAATACAACGTAGTGAATCCTGATGACATCATAGAGAAATACGGCGCTGACACACTCCGCATGTACGAAATGTTCTTGGGGCCTTTAGAGCAATTCAAGCCTTGGAATACACACGGCATCGATGGCGTATTCAAATTTCTAAGGAAGTTTTGGAGGCTATTTCACGACAGTGAAGAAAACTTCGCCGTATCTGACGACAAGCCTACACAAGAGGAACAAAAAATCATCCATAGGACGATCAAGAAAGTAGAAGAAGATATCAACAACCTGTCGCTCAACACTTCGGTAAGTACGCTCATGATTGCTGTGAATGAACTGACTTCATTGAAATGCAACAAGCGAGAAGTGCTGGAGAAATTGGTGATTGCGCTATCTCCCTTTGCTCCTCACCTAGCCGAGGAATTATGGGAGCAGCTAGGACATACTGGCGGCGTGAGTTTGGCACAATTCCCTGCATTTGACGAAAGCTTCTTAACAGAGAGCTCACATGAATATCCGATATCAATCAATGGCAAAGTGAGAGCTAAAATCTCCTTCCCGATAGACAAGTCAAAAGAAGAAATAGAAGCAGAAGTATTGGCACACGAAGCCGTGCTCAAGTGGACAGAAGGCAAACCACCCAAAAAGATGATTATCGTACCGAAACGAATCATCAATGTGGTTGTATAA
- a CDS encoding Lin1244/Lin1753 domain-containing protein: protein MHASTPTSTHLLYLNHWRGGNMSDATKLHTYYFKHHLNMLESMNIIQMMEKHGWEGYGIFMAVLELLAKQKSFSLTLAQINAWCKRNAIDIRVCKSIITKYEIFVLDENQFYHHDLKADMEGIQDYREMQSRHGKEGGLKSAESRKKKTKLNLIQAVLQPPLQPTLRTLLIPLPKPVK, encoded by the coding sequence ATGCACGCAAGCACACCCACTTCCACGCATCTTTTATATCTGAACCATTGGAGGGGGGGCAATATGTCTGACGCTACCAAACTACACACCTACTACTTCAAACATCATCTGAACATGTTAGAAAGCATGAACATCATACAAATGATGGAAAAGCACGGATGGGAAGGTTATGGTATTTTCATGGCAGTGCTTGAATTATTAGCAAAGCAAAAAAGTTTCTCTTTGACTCTGGCGCAAATTAATGCATGGTGCAAACGCAATGCTATCGATATTAGAGTTTGCAAATCAATTATAACTAAATACGAGATTTTTGTCTTGGATGAGAATCAGTTTTATCATCATGATCTTAAAGCAGATATGGAGGGGATACAAGATTATAGAGAAATGCAATCTCGCCATGGTAAAGAAGGAGGTTTAAAATCCGCTGAGAGTAGAAAAAAAAAAACAAAATTAAACCTAATTCAAGCAGTGCTTCAACCACCCCTTCAACCAACGCTAAGAACGCTGCTCATACCACTGCCCAAGCCAGTAAAGTAA
- the era gene encoding GTPase Era codes for MSETNFKSGYVSIVGKPNVGKSTLMNALVGDNLSIITSKAQTTRHRIMGILTGDNFQVVYSDTPGLLKPQYTLQESMMKFVSASLEDADLVLYVVELMEKQEDEEMLDRIIASGSPVIMVINKSDLNKGSRLTDKIDYWQLLYPEVEIMSVSALNKENIDLLFARILELMPEHPAYFPGDTLTDKPEKFFASEIIREQIFKNYKQEVPYSTEVEIESFKEDEEIIRLRAEIYVERKSQKGIIIGKGGEAIKKVGTEARLQMEKFFGKKVFLETFVKVATDWRKKDSLLKKFGYKG; via the coding sequence ATGAGCGAAACTAATTTTAAGTCAGGCTATGTGAGCATCGTGGGTAAGCCTAATGTAGGAAAATCTACTTTGATGAATGCATTAGTAGGTGATAATTTATCCATCATCACATCCAAAGCACAAACCACCCGACATCGGATAATGGGTATACTTACTGGAGACAATTTTCAAGTAGTTTATTCAGATACGCCTGGTTTATTGAAGCCGCAATATACCCTGCAAGAATCTATGATGAAGTTCGTAAGTGCTTCCTTAGAAGATGCGGATTTGGTGCTTTATGTGGTGGAGCTGATGGAAAAGCAAGAGGACGAGGAGATGCTAGATCGTATCATTGCCAGCGGTTCTCCAGTGATCATGGTGATCAACAAGTCTGACCTCAACAAAGGTTCTCGCCTTACTGATAAAATCGACTATTGGCAATTGCTATATCCAGAGGTGGAAATAATGAGCGTGTCTGCTCTGAATAAAGAAAACATAGACCTACTGTTTGCTCGGATATTAGAATTGATGCCAGAGCATCCTGCTTATTTCCCAGGGGATACCCTGACGGATAAGCCAGAGAAATTTTTTGCTTCTGAGATCATTAGAGAGCAGATATTTAAAAATTATAAACAAGAAGTGCCCTACAGTACAGAGGTTGAGATTGAGTCTTTCAAAGAAGACGAGGAGATCATTCGCCTGCGTGCGGAAATATATGTAGAGCGAAAATCGCAAAAGGGAATCATCATAGGTAAAGGGGGAGAGGCCATTAAAAAGGTGGGGACAGAAGCTCGATTGCAAATGGAGAAATTTTTCGGCAAGAAGGTCTTTTTGGAGACTTTTGTGAAAGTGGCTACCGACTGGCGCAAGAAAGATAGCTTACTCAAAAAATTTGGCTATAAAGGCTAA
- a CDS encoding SRPBCC family protein encodes MKYTVDILIDLPRAKVIELFDNPELMPKWQPDLVSFEPLSGAPSQPGSKAKLHYKMGKREVEMIETIAKNTLPEELVATYETKGVYNLISNRFVATSDHQTQWVSENEFQFSGFMKLIGFFMKSAFPKQTLKFMNQFKTFAEATES; translated from the coding sequence ATGAAATACACTGTTGACATACTCATAGACCTACCAAGAGCGAAAGTCATCGAACTGTTCGACAACCCAGAACTCATGCCCAAATGGCAGCCAGACTTGGTTAGTTTTGAGCCATTGAGTGGAGCACCCAGTCAGCCTGGATCCAAAGCCAAATTACACTATAAAATGGGCAAACGAGAAGTAGAGATGATAGAGACCATTGCTAAAAACACGCTACCAGAAGAGCTTGTAGCTACCTACGAAACCAAAGGAGTGTATAACCTCATTTCTAATAGGTTTGTGGCCACCAGTGATCATCAAACCCAATGGGTCTCTGAAAATGAGTTTCAATTTTCTGGATTTATGAAATTGATCGGCTTTTTTATGAAAAGTGCTTTTCCTAAACAGACGCTTAAGTTTATGAATCAATTCAAGACTTTTGCTGAAGCAACAGAAAGTTAA
- a CDS encoding threonine aldolase family protein, with protein MIIDLRSDTVTKPSDEMLQVMMAAEVGDDVFGEDPTILMLENKIAKYFGKEAAMFCPSGTMANQIALRINTQPQDEILCDRTSHIYNYEGGGAAYNSMVSIKLLHGDLGRFTANDVKKNINPDDIHYARTSLIAIENTVNKGGGSVFPLDVIKEIAKVAVANKLKMHLDGARIFNALVSSGESALDHGKCFHTLSVCFSKGLGAPVGSALIGSKEAIGRARRVRKVMGGGMRQAGYLAAACIYALENNVDRLKDDHRRATQLANLFEDKMYVENIVSAGTNIVIVTLAKDKPMKQLLEAWKKRGLLAVPFGPNEVRLVTHLNYTDDMLQKTMEILA; from the coding sequence ATGATCATAGATCTAAGAAGTGATACCGTAACTAAACCATCTGATGAAATGCTACAAGTCATGATGGCTGCCGAAGTGGGAGATGATGTGTTTGGCGAAGATCCTACCATTTTGATGTTAGAAAATAAAATTGCCAAATATTTCGGTAAAGAAGCAGCTATGTTTTGTCCTTCTGGTACCATGGCTAATCAAATAGCTTTGAGGATCAATACGCAGCCACAGGATGAGATCCTATGTGATCGAACTTCTCATATTTATAATTATGAAGGAGGAGGAGCAGCATACAATTCTATGGTGTCTATCAAATTACTGCATGGAGATTTGGGCCGCTTTACAGCTAATGATGTGAAAAAGAATATCAATCCTGATGACATTCATTATGCGCGTACTTCTTTGATCGCTATTGAAAATACTGTAAACAAAGGTGGGGGTAGTGTTTTTCCGCTAGATGTCATCAAAGAGATTGCCAAAGTGGCCGTAGCTAATAAGTTGAAAATGCATTTGGATGGTGCACGGATTTTTAATGCGCTGGTGAGCTCAGGCGAAAGCGCCCTAGATCATGGTAAATGTTTTCATACACTTTCGGTTTGTTTCTCCAAAGGATTGGGTGCGCCAGTAGGATCTGCTTTAATTGGTTCTAAAGAGGCTATCGGTCGTGCACGTCGGGTCAGGAAAGTAATGGGGGGAGGTATGAGACAGGCAGGCTATTTGGCCGCAGCTTGTATATATGCTTTGGAAAACAATGTGGATCGCCTTAAAGACGACCATCGGAGAGCCACGCAATTGGCCAATTTGTTTGAGGATAAAATGTATGTGGAAAATATCGTGTCTGCAGGGACTAATATCGTTATAGTGACTCTGGCTAAAGATAAGCCTATGAAGCAACTGCTTGAGGCATGGAAAAAGCGAGGCTTACTGGCTGTGCCGTTTGGTCCTAATGAAGTGCGCCTAGTGACACATCTCAACTATACCGATGATATGCTTCAAAAAACGATGGAAATATTGGCTTAA